The Setaria viridis chromosome 6, Setaria_viridis_v4.0, whole genome shotgun sequence genome includes the window TATTAATTGAATTAGATGATAACCGTGCAAGTTGTCCACAAGTGAGAAAAAAACTGGTAATGATGCAGGTGAAAGTTCGAATGGTCACATGTCTAGTTCTGAGCTATCGAGACTACTCGCCCCGTTCTAAAATATAGGTCCGTTCTAAaatataggttgttttagcttttgtagatacatagattttactatgcacctaaatatagggttATGTCCAGTTACATAgcaaaatataatatatatatttagaaaaactaaaacgacctgcattttaaaatggatggatggagtaatATGACTGTATGACTGCATACGTAGATATAACCATGTAGGATGCACATTTACTACTGCTACTCCATGTCCTGCTCACAACAAGGGGATTTTAGCTACGGTGGTAACCATCCATTCCTCACCCGAGGTCAAGCTAATTCAACAGTTTCCTGCCTGGAATAAATTTTGGTTACCAAGAGAAATTGATGGAAAGATTAAATAAATTTGAACGAACACATACACGATCACTAGCTCACACAAAGTGCAGTCACTTATTCATTTAAAAATTACAAGGAAAGTTAAAGGGCTAATATACACGTACACGGTGAATTGCCACGCCTAGGGCTACTATCTAAGTGCCTAAACAACCCATATCGGGCCCACGTACCGATAGTTCACATAAGCAAACGATACCTCTCTTAAATTGTGTACTAGCAATGCATTCGATGGGTAGCCGGGGAACTAGAAGTTGAGTctactttttttatttgaatgtGCATAATTGTTTCCACTAGGCTGAAAATTTGGCACTTTTTATGTTCGTTTGAAAATCACAATGAAAAGAatacttttttttgaaacgacaATGAAAAGAATACAGATTAAAGTACATAAGAAGTTAAGAACTAATCTCGTTTTGATGTCACCGTTATTTGAACTTTGCTCCAGTATTTATGCAGTTAAGAATTCTGCCTATTATTTCATTCTGGAAATTGAAAGGAAATTTTACAGCATAAAAACTTCGGCTGGAGATTAAGTCAAGTTTTAGAACAATTGACTTGGAGTCTAcacgggggtgtttggcagcattTCACTCCAAATTTTcttagctccactccaccaactccacttCACCTCAGCTCCACTCTaccaattttaaaaaaatattgaagttGTCCACATGTTTGGCAAGAAGTACGGATCCAGCTCCAAAATAGGATGTCTTATTGTGAAAAGTCTATTATACCCTTGAAAAATGGGACCCGCGTGTGAGTCTCCTTTtatttctctcctctctcctttaCCAACATAGACCAACTTCAGCTCCACCACTCTTCATCGCGGACTGGCACGGTGAGCGACAATGGCCGCCGGTGCGGTGGTGGGGCTTGGTGCAGCATGTGGTGGCAGCGCGTCCCAGCCAGCAAACTGTCAGCTCCACCATCTCCTCTCTACCTTGTCTCTCTTCATCACCTCTCTCTCATTCTCTCTCCCGATGAGTCTCCTCTGCTCCATGGCTGGGGCAGCGCTGGCCGTAGAGCCTGCCAGATTTGTGCTTGGGGAGAGAAGGGGCACGGGTCGTGGAGGAGCTGTGCCATAGCTTCACCCAATGCTCATCCTCTCGGGCCCCCAGCGGCGGTGGCCGAGGGTGCTCAAGCTCGGCCCCGGCAGCAGTGCTCGTCCTCTTGGGGCCTCGGCGGCTGAGGAGGAGAGCGCTCGTCCTCCCAGGTCCCCGGTGGTGGTGGATCGGGGCGCttgtcctcctccaccaccctgCTACGCCGTGATGGGAAGGAGGTCAACGGGGGCTCGTGGACCTCAATCGGTGGCAGCGGGATGCGGTTGGGGTGGTGGCCTCCACGATAGGTACTGCCGAAGCAGCCGCAAAAGCAGTTGGGGTCGCCGAGCTTGAACTCCGTGACGGCCGACGCCGTAGTAGACACGGCCACGCTCCCCCGACTCTACACTGCCCAACCTTACCCCGTTCATCGCGCCACCGGCACTCTGCCTTCCCTCTCTTCCTTCCCTGCTCTCTCGCCCTTCCCTTCGGCAAGCCTCGAGCTGCGATTTGCGgaacgagggcggtggtgcggTAGGCCCCAAGCCGCAGGGTTGGGCGGCCCGAGTGGCGCAACTCGCCTGAGTTCCAGGGCCACGTGTCAATTTGCGGCGGCGTACCTCCCTCCGCCTTGTCCCAGAGCTTCGCAGTCTAGGGACGCGCCCCTCGGGGCCGTCGTCGTCATTGCATTCCGGAGCTCCAaggcgcggccgcgggggcaACGGAGAGTGTTTTTTTCGTGTTTCGCGAACCGGTATCCTATGTAATCAGTGGCATGGTGGGTAATTACACcacaactccacgaggaggtttgAAATTAGTGTTTTTGAGCACCTCAGGTGCTCAAAAAAATGTGGATCTGGccactaaggccctgtttggcacggctccactcttaaactccagcaactccatcaaaaaattcagccaaacaccccaactccaaaactccatgaaGTTGCCATGGAGCtatagtgcaaatggaggtggagttttggagcatctcttttgctgctccagaaacctctcttttgaacctcctcgtggagttggtggataattacccaccaataccactggtaATGGAAAAAAAACGTTTCGTTCTATTCTACCTGTTCCCCGTCCCGCGCTTCCCTCTGTTCTCACGACAGCAGGGCGCCGTTCGGGTCTTGGCCACCGCCGgtcgcccccgtcgccggccgccgtagCCCCACCGTCGGCCGCACCCCCCGCCACCTGTCGCCACCCACCACCCAAGCCCCATCCCCGTTGCTGCCCAGCGCCACCCCCGTCGCTGCCCAGCGCCACCCAGCGCCACCCCCGTCGctgcccaccccgccgcccgtcgccgcccaccccgccccgccgcccagccccacCGCCCGTCTTGCCCCGACTGCAAAAACTatccaggggaagaagaagataggatagagaggatgacaagtggggccttaattgggggcaacaatggcaatccacactgaaatcgatcttttttggagctgagagcacccatctagccaaacatcccattttagttctggagttttggagcagagCTGGCTCCAtatggagttctggagtggagcagctccacccggagttggagccatgccaaacagggcctaactCCACCTTTTtttctggagccggagttggtggagctggACGTGTTTGACAAGGAAttttgtggagttggtggagtgaagctgTTTTTGCtgaagtggagtgctgccaaacaccccctagtctGTAGAGATGCAAAGAATCGAAGAAACAATGCAAAAATTCCTAGCATACTAGGCGTGCAGGAGGTGAAACACAACAGTGTGGAAATCCTTGCAGGCTTTCTGGACAGCCCCGCACCTGTGCCtagcgccgtgccgccgcccgtccgGAAGTCCTGTCTCTAGGCAACCAGGCCCCACTCCTAGGTGTCGGCGCGTACCCTTCGGTGGTCCGGCCTTGCCGTCTTCGGGAGCCAGGAGATGGCTGCTGGCTGCATGCCGCCACCATTGTCGATGGGTGAGAGGGTGAGGGGAACGGTTTGGGAACTCGGCGGAGTCAGGACGCGAGGTGAAATGGTCAAACGGGAGACGTCGTCACGCGGTATCGCCGATTCCTTTCCTCCTCGTTCTCACGATGCATTTTAGCAGCCGGCGGGCGACTGGTGGGTTAGCCACGGACGGAGCAAAAGGCCTTCGCTGATGGGTCATGCCTAGGAGGGCCACTTCACAGGAATACCAGCTGGGCCATGAAAATTTGTAGACTGTGTAAGGGGTGATTTGGGTCACGCCTAGGGCCGTGGCCCTAGGCCCAAAACCGTCCCTGGTCACAACCTCATTTTGATCAAGTTCATCAACTAATCAACATCTATATACATACAAACTGCCGTGAGAACTAGAGCTCTAATGGATGTATATATGAATCAAAATATTCCTAGCTAAAATTCTCTACAATCCAAAACACCATAAATTTCTCTATATCTAAAGTAAGAAATGCACCACCCTAAACATATAAGATtggggaatcaaattgttaaccTTTGGAACACTTGAGTGAGTCAAATCTTCACAGAATCACGTCGCCATGAACACGAGCTCATCTCTCCTCCGTACCACAGTAGGCCAGTAGCAGCCTCTGAGTGTCCTTGGTAGTTCTATGAGATTGTTAATATATTAACATGCACATATGTGCTCTGTAAACTTTTGAAATAGTGGTACACTGAATTAGTGGTATGTGCCTTTACTCGGCATTTTGTTTGGTTCCTTCGTCACTTTGTGCCTCCAAGTTGTTTTGGCCGGCAGTCCTCGCAGCAAATGCCGATGTTGTGTCTTTGTGACAAAGCAAAAGCAAGTCATGCGCAGGTAGTGAGAATGAAATTGGGCAATGCCGATATTGGGCAATGCATATATAGTGCAGTTTGCTGATTGTCGTGCTGAGCTTCCTTTTTCAAGGCtcaatatgaaattatagattcACGTGCACTTATGCATCTCATTTTCGCCAGTCAAGTAAAAAGTTATGAACATCAATATAATGAATACACGCTACGTGTCCATTCAATATACTATCGTCGTAAATGGTGGGCTGATGAGTAAGCTAAACGTCTGCGAGTCAGATAATAAATCAGTATCGCCCCAGACAAGTGAACCTGTGTGAAACACAACCAATTCTCCAAGCTTAGTCTGTACACAGACACACACGGACCACGTGGAACATCTGAAAATTGAATACACAGCATGAGCATGTCCCTttattgtactccctccgttttaaattgtaggtcgttttggtttttcagGTACATAATAGATattatgcataataatatccataaacctagaaaaactaaaacgaccaataatttggaacggaggtagTACGTGCCAGCAATGTTGCTAGCAGTGGAGATGATATTCCGACATCTGCTGCGATGATATAGTTCTAGTTGGCAAAAGAACAAGTTAACAAGTTTCACTTTTAAGAAAAATGAACAATTTTTTTGGTGCACACGCCAAAATTGCATCCAGCAAGTTACTCCCGGTGTTACTATCTAACCATCTCAATGACAAGAATAGTTGATAAACACCTAGAAAGTGAGATGGTATACTTATGTGTGCAGGCCTAATCAAAAGTCAGTTCTGTTGTCTACCTTCATAAGCGGTTGATTTCAGTAGTAAAATTTGCAGGTGATAGGAGCACACTAAGTAATGTGCATGCATGTCTCCTTTTGTTACTGCAAATAGAAAGAACAGAAATATCGAGAAATTAAAAACTGGAACCATTTTTGTAATCAAACAACGGGGGGTGGGGTGGGATTTATCTTTACCATTGGATTCGCGGTGTCAATTAGATTTGGATCTAGTGGTGTTGAAGCTGGAATAGCAACTAGACGCACAAAATTCTCCAGTGgtcactttcttttttttaatctttttttcaCCTTGACAAGCACCAAATCCAAGCGACGCGATGTAAAGGACAAAAAAGGCCCGTTTTTCTCAGAACATGGTGTATGGGCCTCAGAATACCTTACTGCGGCTGGGCTCCCAGGCCATAATGATGGCAACTAACTCGTCCACAACATCCTCCCTCCAAACCAATTTGAACCGGCCGCGGTATCGGCCCAAGCCCAATAACGCCGTTAATTCCATTTCTTCCGTCACGCCCACCAGATCGGAATCCAGCCACGAGAATTCCCCGACCGGTCACCATCGTCTCATCCGGCTCCGGCGATCTCCTACTCCCCCtgttccccgccgccgccgtccgcggggGTCCGGCCGAGATGGGGAGCACCTCCTCCATGCTCACCCAGtacgacatcgaggaggtccaGGACCACTGCAACCACGCATGTGAGTCGCTAGCTCTGACGCCCTAATCCCCTTCTCCGATCCGGTCTGGTCTGATCTAATCTGATGCTTCGCGGCGATGGGCGCTAGTCTCgcagccggagatcgtgtccCTGTACCACCGCTTCTGCCAGCTCGACcgcaacggcggcggcttcgtCTCCGCGGACGAGTTCATGTCCGTCCCCGAGTTCGCCGTCAATCCCCTCTCTCAGGTGCGCTCCCCCGAGTCACTAACCACTCCTCCATTTCAACAATATCCTTGGTTTTTCGGAGTATGCTAGTGGCTTTGAACCATGCTACATTAAGGTTATGGATGGTAGAAGTGAATTGTGTGATCAAGGAGGTGTTGTTCCCTGATAAATTGCAATTGATGGATGCGTTGTTTCTATCAGAGGCTCCTGAGGATGCTGGATGGGCTCAACTTCAAGGAGTTTGTGGCGTTTTTGTCAGCGTTTAGCCCCCGCACAAGCCTGCAGCAAAAGATGGAATGTTGGTATCAGATTATTAAATTCTTCATTAGTTTGGATGTTCTCTCAAATCTGTTCTATGTCTGATTATGCAGTTTTCTTTCTATAGTTATTTTCAGGGTCTATGACACTGATTGCAATGGGAAGGTTGCATTTGATGACATGTTGAGCATCTTGCGAGATCTGACGGGTTCATTTATGACAGAGCAACAGAGACAGGTTTGTGCTTTGGATTTCGGGTGCCTCCTTGTGTTATCACACGTTATAGCAGAAAATGTCTGGATCATTACAGCAAAATAATTAATAATCTTGACTTGATTCCACGCACTGCTTGAATGACTGGATATGTCACATGTTTTTCACATGCTGCTTTTAGCTGGCGGTTAAGGAGTCATAACCTTTGGACATGTCCATATGAACTCTAGATTGTGTGAAAAAATAGCATTCTTATGCTGTTGTCTACTTTTTAGTCATGTCATTGTCAGGTGAACTTCTTGCATTGCTATGAACTGCTAGATAGTTTCATCTGAGAAGTTATCTTACCAAAACATAATGCCACTTACATGGAGTTCATCTGCAAATTATCTTTGTCTTTCTTCCCCAGGAAAAGGCTCTGTTGAACCTACCAAACAGTTAGCTGTTTTATCATTCATAATTGGCACCATGTGGCAGGTTATGTAGTATCCCGTAGTTGTTATGATTTATTACTTTGGCTCAAAGTAGCTTTAGAAAATGCTTTATTGTTCTACCTATTTAACGCTCTGTAGTCTTTTCTGGATATACTTATGTGAAAACACATCTTGTGCATTACAGAAAGTCTTGACTCATGTGTTAGAAGAAGCTGGCTACACAAAAGATTCACATTTCACTCTCCCAGACTTTATGAAGGTAATGTCTTCCTCCTTTAGCACCTAAATTTACTCAGTCATAAAAGTAATCAACACTCGGAATCTACTTCGGGTATCAAAAAATTACTTTCTGCATATCAGAGGGTACTATATCTGTCTATCAGTTTGATCGATTTAACTAATATTATGCTCATAAGTTGATGGCAGTTCAAAATTGAAATCTAAGTGTGATACTATTTCCTTACACTGAGGCATCCTTAACTCCAAGTTTTATAGCAACTTGGCAAAGTATCAGAGTACATGATATGTCATATCTGTTATTTTGAAGGAGCGGCATTTCTGTGGAACAGCTCTTTTTGTAAAGCTATAAAAAAATCAGCATAATAGTCTACATAGTACATATTAAAGCATTAAGAGGCTTCAGAATTTTTTTGAATAAGGATCTCAATGTTGACAGTTTACAATGTAAAATATATGCACTGTTTGTGAACAAGTGAGAGTTGTTTCCTCAAATGTACATTTTGCAGACAAGATTCAACTCAACTCATCTGATCTATTTCCTGCTGCTTGCATACTGTTGAGTCCATGCATGAAATGTTTCTATTATGGCATCTGCTGTTTGCAAATATCTTTATAACCAGATTTAGGCATAGTGTCGTTCTATCATCTGCCACCTGCTATTGTCCATTAGCTTATATTAGTCAGATATTCACAGCACATGCACGCACAATTGCACATTATTCCATTGTTTTGCAGTACATCAAACAATTGAAACTGTCAAGCATGACCATATCACAAGGCTACTACAGAAGAAGAATATACTTGCCCTGTTATATTCTGAAATATATGAAGTAGTTATTTATGTTGTAAACTCATATCATTGTTTAGACATGCCATGGAAATTCGGTAGTATTCACTTATAAAGTTATGGCTCATCAATGTATGCACTACACATCTGTATTACATTATTTCAGTTGGAAGGaagcatcatttttttttttgcctgacAAACTTGGTGTTCCTTTTCAGATTCTTGGCAATTCCGAGCTCAAGATGGAAGTTGAAGTTCCCATTGACTAATAATTTAATAAGTATCTGTATAGTTGTACTATCATGCAGTTGCCCAGAGTATGTTAATTTATGCTGGATTGGGTTGATGGTTTATTTATATCCTTGTAACTCAAATCGTGATCAGAGTTGTAATCAAGGATACATCTGTACTTGCTGTTGGCCCAAAATGATCTTTTCCATTCCACTTGTCCCACAAAGAGAGTTTTTGAGTACATATAGGCCAACCATGGGTAGTGGCTTAGAAGCTAAGCAAAGCATTTGTAGAGCATCTAAGTAGATAAAGTGCGCACATGTACATAAATAGATAAATAGCACACCCAACCTAACACACATATGACTTAGTCTATCAATGTCTCCCTAAGTCTTGCGTATCTTGAGTGGCAACTGGACCATCCTAATCCTAAAGTAGAGTTCCTGGAATTTGATCCTTCCAACGGACCTGGTAAGGTCGGCGAGTCAATCCTTGGTGTTGATTTAGTTCGCCCTGACACTCCCTCCAAGTAACCTTAGATGAAGTGGTACTTCACTCTGATATGCTTGCTTTGCTCATGGAAGACGGGATTCTTTGCCAGAGCTAGAGCGGACTTGCTGTCCATCCTGAGGTCCACTGCTTCAGCGTCCTTGCCAAGGAGATCATCGAGCAGCCGAGCGAGCTAGAGAGCCTGAGTCGAAGCGGAAGAAGCAGTGATGTACTCAGCCTCACAGCTGGATagggccaccacctgctgcttgacTGACTGCCAACTGACAAGGCACTtgccaaggaagaagaacatCCTGCTCGTGCTCTTGTTGGTGTCGATATTGCCGGCGTGGTCGCTGTCACTGTAGCCGATGAAGTGTGCCGTCCCGGGACACCTCGGGTAGTGGAAGCCACAGTCGAGAGTCCCCACGACGTAGCGGAGGATCCTCTTGATGGCCTACTGGTGCTCCATCAATGGTCACTGCATGAACCGATTAACATAGCCGATGGAGATCGCCAAGTCCGGCTGCATGTGGGCGAGGTAGCGAAGGCTTCCCACAAGGCGCCGGTACTGCGTAGCATCCACCTACTCAGCCATACTGTTGCggctcagcttcagcctctcctccatccgAGTGAGAGCTGGGTTGCAATTGGTGAGCCCACCCAGCTCAACGACGCGCTGGCGTAGGCGGTGTGTCGGATTGTGAGGCTGGAGTCGTCCCGGTGCACCTCGATCcccaggtagaaggagagaggccccaAGTCGCTCATCTGGAAGGCGGCCTTCATCTCCTTGAACGCTTCCACCTCCTCATCCTTAGTGCCTGTGATCACCAAATCGTCGACATAGATATCCACCACCAGGGCATTGCCTCCATTGCCCCACCGGTAGACGGTCGCCTCATGcgggctttgctcgaagcccatAGTCTTCAGAGTGGAATCCAGCTTGGCATTCCAAGCTCGCAGTGCCTGCCGCAAGCCATAGAGGACCTTACGCAAGCGTAACACCTTGTCCTCCTTGTCGGGGATGATGAATCCCGGCAGCTGGTGGacgtagacctcctccttcaagtgATCGTTGAGGAATGCCGACTTGACGTCCATGTGGTGGACGCGCTAACGCTCCTGGGCTGTCAACACGAGACGTACAAACTATCCGTGCAATAGGAGTGAAGGCATCGTCGAACCCCTCCTGCTGCACAAACCCgcgtgccaccaagcgagccttgtgcttgacaaTAGCACCAGCTTCATCCTTCTTCAGCTTgtacacccacttaagggtgatcaTGCGGAGACCGGGAGGAAGATCATCTAGCTCCCAAGTCCGGTTCTTCTCAACATCTTCCATCTCTAGCTTCATCGCGGCACGCCATGCCGTGTGTCCCTCAGCCTCAGCGAAGGAGCGAGGCTTGTCGTCATCGTCCATGAGGTGCAGCTCCGCCTCCAAGTTGTGAGGCACCAGTCCCGGCACCGGCTGGTCACCGAGGATGTCCTCCATGGTGCGATACCTCAGAGGCTCGCCATTGTGGTACGCGTCAACACGGTCCTCGTCGTGAGAGAGTGAAGTGGCGAACTCCACCGGGCTATGCTCGTCGTGAGCCAGTGCTGGTGCAGACGTGCTCGGAGAAGTAGCTACCGACGTAGGAGAGTGGCGtgaccggcggtggtggcggtagagAGCTCATCGCAGCCAGAGTAGTACTCGCCGGAGTCGGTGGAGACCCGGGGACTGGGGTAGACACGCTCAGCGAAGAGGAGCTGCCcactcccccagctccctcgaagtggaCATAGTCGACGGTGAAGTCGTCGTACATCGGAGTTGAGTCGTCATCCACCATCTTGCCCCACACCCAACCTCgcccttcgtcgaacacaacaTCGTGCGCCGTGTGCATATGCTGTGTCTTCGGGTTAAGGATGCGGTAGGCCTCCACCCCCTTAGCGTAACTGATGAACACCCCTGGGGTGCTCCTGTCGATGAGCTTGCCAACGTGGCTCAACCCCTTGACGTACGCGAGGTAGCCGAAGACGCAGAGGTGGGTGCCGCCGGCTTGcgcccatgccaagcctcgtaGGGTTTCATACTGTCGAGGGCCTTGGTGGGCGAGCGGTTCAGGATGTGGACGGCCGTCAGCACCGCCTCTCCCAAGAAGATGGCCGGTATCCTcctctgcttgaggagggcCCGAGCCATGGCCACCACCGTCTGGTTGTGCTGCTCGACGATGTCGTTCTACTGCAGGGTGTACGGCATGAAGTAGTGGTGCTGGATCCCCTCGTCGGCACAGTACGACGCAAACTCAGTCGCTGTGAACTCGCCTCCGTTGTCGGTGCGTAGCACGCGTAGCTTGCAGCCGCACTCGTTCTCCACAGCAGGTTGAACGTGCTTGATGGTGTCCGCAGCAGCTCCCTTGTTGTCGAGGAGAACCACCCACATGTACCGAGAGACGTCGTCGACGAGTAGTAGGAAGTAGCGCCGCCCTCCAGGTGTAGCCAGCGTCACCGACCCGCAGAGGTCGCCGTGCATGAGCTCGAGCCGCTCCTTGGCTCGGAAGCTCGCTTGGCGAGGGAAAGGGCGTCGCTTCTGCTTCGTCATGACGCAGGTGTCACATAGCTGCTCCATGTGGTTGACGCACGACATGCCCTGCATCATCTCCTTGGTGTTGAGCCGCTTTAGGGCCTCGAAGTAGAGGTGCCCAAAGCACTCGTGCCACCACCAAGCCTCATCGTCGCGGCGAGCAGCAAGACAGAGGGGCTGCGCCACCTCCGTGTAGAGGACGTGGAGGCGATTGCTTCCTCTCTCCATCTTGGCGAGTAGGCGCTGTCGTCGATTCCAAATCCAAAGCACTCCACCGTCGATCTCCACATGCAAGCCACTCTCATCTAACTGCCCAAGACTGATGATAAGGTTTCTCAGGGCGGGGATGT containing:
- the LOC117859783 gene encoding uncharacterized protein isoform X2; protein product: MGSTSSMLTQYDIEEVQDHCNHAFSQPEIVSLYHRFCQLDRNGGGFVSADEFMSVPEFAVNPLSQRLLRMLDGLNFKEFVAFLSAFSPRTSLQQKMEFIFRVYDTDCNGKVAFDDMLSILRDLTGSFMTEQQRQEKALLNLPNS
- the LOC117859783 gene encoding uncharacterized protein isoform X1 encodes the protein MGSTSSMLTQYDIEEVQDHCNHAFSQPEIVSLYHRFCQLDRNGGGFVSADEFMSVPEFAVNPLSQRLLRMLDGLNFKEFVAFLSAFSPRTSLQQKMEFIFRVYDTDCNGKVAFDDMLSILRDLTGSFMTEQQRQKVLTHVLEEAGYTKDSHFTLPDFMKILGNSELKMEVEVPID